From Pelotomaculum isophthalicicum JI:
CTCTGCTCGTACTTATACTTGCCAATGTCCATGATCCGGCAAACCGGCGGTTTCGCAGCAGGAGCCACTTCCACAAGATCAAGTTGCCTTTCTTCGGCCAAGCGTTGAGCCTCTCTGGCAGACATAATACCGAGTTGGGTGCCTTCGCTGTCAATCACCCTAACTTCCTTAGCCCTGATCTCCTCATTGACACGGAAATCTTTTGTGATAGCGTGTTCACCTCCCAATAAAAATAAAAAACGATAACTAAGACTATTTTAAATAAAAAAGCGGGCGTAATCCCACCCGCTAAAAGCTAATCATTTCTCAAGAAACCTAATGGACAGCGTTTTCTAAAACGCGTCATAAGGTGAGAAGCGGATGGCTTCTACTTTTAAATATTTGTCATTTAATGGCTGTATTATAACATATCACATTTACCAAGTCAATAAAAGCTTACAGACGTTAATCTTGACCTTCAATCGATCCCAGGCCGTGGGAGTAAAAATGCTCCCGCAGGTGATATATCATTTTTTCAGAGACGTCAAACTCCGCAGCTATCTCAACGTCTGTTTTATCTTCTTTAAGATCTTCAATAAATCGATCAAAGTCCACTCCGACTTCACCCGTCATTTCTTTAAGACTGGGCTCACTGCTCCAGGGGACACGGCTTTCTGTGACAAAGTCCATGTTGTCCATTTATTCACCCCGTTTTTTCAGTATTCTACCCAGCATCGGTCAGTTTAAATCAACCATTACAGCATTTTAGCGTTGTTAAATGGCTGCAATCATTTAATAACTTCAATATACCTTTTTCCCATTGCGGGAAATCAATCAGATTCAAACAGGCATTATCCAAGAATAGACGCCATTGCTCGTTAAGGTTAATCCCCAGCACACTACAGATAATAGCGCGAATCGCCCCTCCATGAGCCACTACTAGAACTTTTTCACCATCATGCTTTTTAATAATCTTTTTCACTTCGTTTACACAACGCTCCGCCATTTCTGACAGATTTTCCCCTTGAGGTATGCGTGTATCCAGAGGTCTGTTCCACCAACTCTTTATTTGTCCGGGATATGCCTCCTCAATTTCCTTCACGGTCATACCTTCCCAGACACCAAAATTCAGCTCTCTTAATGCTGGAGTTGTAATTACATCCATACCATGTGGTTGTGCGATAATCCTTGCTGTTTCATAAGCCCTGGTTAAATCGCTGCTATAAAAACAATGGATTTTATCACTGGCCAGGCGTTGAGACAACATCCCCGCCTGCTCGCGCCCCCGGTCAGATAGCAAGACATCTGAGTGGCCCTGTATTTTCATTATGGTATTCCATGATGTTTCCCCGTGCCGCACAAAATAAATCCGGCAAGTCATTAATCTCCCTCCAGTATTCATTCCAGAAGAACCTGGATTTATTGCTAGGTTCCAGATATATACTATAAATAATTAACGTCTATATCTGTACCTTTCTTTTATTCTGACTCCTGAATTCTGACTCCTGCAGTTACGATACTATTAAACTCTATTTATATTGAGCACCGGATATACTGCCAACAACAGCGTTACTTCCATTGCTTCATTGATAAAACCATATATATCCCCTGTAAGCCCACCTAACTTTTTCGTTATCAACAAGCCGGCCAGGCAGGTGAGCACAACACAAACCAGGATAAGCCAGAAACCTTGTACTCTAAATAAAACCCCCGTTATTGCAACCGCTATTAAAGTAGACACAGACAACTCTTTGGTTCCTGTATAAATCGCATATATTTTCCCCAAACCTTCCGGTCTGGCATAGGGAAACAATGTAATGGCAAATGTCATGGCCCAGCGGCTTAAAGACGGTACAATCAGTAAAATCCTTGTCAGTTCAGTGCCGGTTAGACCAAGCCATAAGTTGTATTTCAAAAGCAACAGGCACACAACCCCGACAACACCAAAAGCGCCTACCCTGCTATCATGCATAATATCCAATTTTCTTTCTCTTGACCGACCGCTAAATAAACCGTCAATACTATCCATAAAGCCGTCCAGGTGCACTCCGCCAGTCAAAACAACCATTCCTACGACAAGCAGCGCCGCCTCGACATTAACAGGGAAAAGCA
This genomic window contains:
- a CDS encoding helix-turn-helix domain-containing protein; the protein is MDNMDFVTESRVPWSSEPSLKEMTGEVGVDFDRFIEDLKEDKTDVEIAAEFDVSEKMIYHLREHFYSHGLGSIEGQD
- the cobC gene encoding alpha-ribazole phosphatase, giving the protein MTCRIYFVRHGETSWNTIMKIQGHSDVLLSDRGREQAGMLSQRLASDKIHCFYSSDLTRAYETARIIAQPHGMDVITTPALRELNFGVWEGMTVKEIEEAYPGQIKSWWNRPLDTRIPQGENLSEMAERCVNEVKKIIKKHDGEKVLVVAHGGAIRAIICSVLGINLNEQWRLFLDNACLNLIDFPQWEKGILKLLNDCSHLTTLKCCNG
- the cobS gene encoding adenosylcobinamide-GDP ribazoletransferase; the encoded protein is MKSILFAFYQLTRLPLPTIKFDEVACGKSTAFFPLVGLTLGALMAVLDWAVRLLFPVNVEAALLVVGMVVLTGGVHLDGFMDSIDGLFSGRSRERKLDIMHDSRVGAFGVVGVVCLLLLKYNLWLGLTGTELTRILLIVPSLSRWAMTFAITLFPYARPEGLGKIYAIYTGTKELSVSTLIAVAITGVLFRVQGFWLILVCVVLTCLAGLLITKKLGGLTGDIYGFINEAMEVTLLLAVYPVLNINRV